GGATAAAAGCCTGAAAACCTTAGATAATTTGGCTTTTTAAAATATTCAAAGGCGTTTTTTTGTTTCAAGATTTATTAAAAATTTTGAAACTAAATGGCTGTGGATAATTATGTGTTAACATAAAGGGATTCCACGCTAAAATTCCCGAAGCGTTGCCTTTTTCAATTTCCGAAAGCATAAAATTAAAAACTTCTCGGCCCGGTTCTTTGGCGGTCTTGCTTTCGTAAAATTCTTTGAC
The nucleotide sequence above comes from Candidatus Paceibacterota bacterium. Encoded proteins:
- a CDS encoding recombinase family protein, with product MTKYFIYCRKSSEDEERQVLSIEAQLAELREFAKQNNLFVVKEFYESKTAKEPGREVFNFMLSEIEKGNASGILAWNPFMLTHNYPQPFSFKIFNKS